The following DNA comes from Buttiauxella agrestis.
CTTGAAGAAGTTGTCGCTCGTATGCAGGTATTGATGCGCCGCAACAGCGGCCTGGCGTCACAGGTTATTTCCCTACCCCCTTTCCAGGTCGATTTATCCCGCCGCGAGCTGCTTATCAACGACAATCAGATTAAGCTCACCGCCTTTGAATACACCATCATGGAAACGCTGATTCGTAACAATGGCAAAGTGGTCAGCAAAGATTCATTAATGCTCCAGCTTTATCCCGATGCCGAACTGCGTGAAAGCCACACCATTGATGTTTTAATGGGCCGTTTGCGTAAAAAAATTCTGGCTGAATATCCCCATGAAGCTATCACCACAGTGCGTGGTCAGGGCTACCGCCTCGATCTGCGTTAACCATGAAATTCTTCGGCCGTATTTTACCGTTATCACTTCGCGTTCGCTTTTTACTGGCGACTGCCGTGGTAGTCATGGTGCTGTCACTGGCCTACGGTGTCGTGGCATTAGTGGGCTACAGCATCAGTGTT
Coding sequences within:
- the phoP gene encoding two-component system response regulator PhoP; this encodes MRVLVVEDNALLRHHLQVQLREAGHQVDAAEDAKEADYFLNEHTPDIAIVDLGLPDEDGLSLIRRWRSHDITLPILVLTAREGWQDKVEVLGAGADDYVTKPFHLEEVVARMQVLMRRNSGLASQVISLPPFQVDLSRRELLINDNQIKLTAFEYTIMETLIRNNGKVVSKDSLMLQLYPDAELRESHTIDVLMGRLRKKILAEYPHEAITTVRGQGYRLDLR